Proteins co-encoded in one Cyprinus carpio isolate SPL01 chromosome B5, ASM1834038v1, whole genome shotgun sequence genomic window:
- the aqp3a gene encoding aquaporin-3a, translating to MGWQKAMLDKLAHTFQIRNKLLRQGLAECLGTLILVMFGCGAVAQMVLSEKSHGRFLSVNLAFGFAATLGILVCGQVSGGHLNPAVTFALCLLGREKWRKFPVYFLFQTIGAFLGAAIIFAEYHDAMYEYAGEKNELLVTGEKATAGIFATYPGPHLTILNGFFDQVIGTAALIVCILAIVDPYNNPIPQGLEAFTVGFSVLIIGLSMGFNSGYAINPARDFGPRLFTSMAGWGGEVFTNRQCWFLVPMFAPFLGSIIGVLVYQLMVGWHVEGEVRDNKNKAKEESLKLNDVTSKD from the exons ATGGGTTGGCAGAAGGCCATGCTGGATAAGCTTGCACACACTTTCCAGATCCGCAACAAGCTGCTGCGCCAGGGACTGGCTGAATGCTTGGGAACTCTCATCCTGGTG ATGTTTGGCTGTGGTGCGGTGGCCCAAATGGTACTAAGTGAAAAAAGTCATGGTCGCTTTCTCTCTGTAAACCTTGCTTTTGGGTTTGCTGCTACCCTTGGAATCTTGGTTTGTGGCCAGGTGTCAG gtgGACATTTAAATCCAGCAGTTACATTTGCTCTCTGCCTCTTGGGAAGAGAAAAATGGAGAAAGTTCCCTGTGTACTTTCTGTTCCAAACAATTGGAGCCTTCTTGGGTGCCGCAATTATCTTTGCtgaataccatg atgcaatgTATGAATATGCTGGAGAAAAAAATGAGTTGCTTGTAACTGGGGAAAAAGCCACTGCTGGTATTTTTGCTACATACCCAGGCCCACATCTCACCATCTTGAATGGATTTTTTGACCAG GTGATAGGCACAGCAGCTCTGATTGTCTGCATCCTAGCCATTGTGGACCCCTACAACAACCCAATCCCTCAAGGTCTTGAGGCCTTCACGGTGGGATTCAGCGTCCTTATCATTGGACTCTCCATGGGCTTCAATTCTGGTTATGCAATCAACCCAGCTAGGGATTTCGGGCCTCGTCTTTTCACTTCCATGGCTGGTTGGGGTGGTGAAGTCTTCAC TAACAGACAGTGTTGGTTTTTGGTGCCCATGTTTGCCCCCTTCCTGGGATCCATTATTGGTGTGCTTGTGTACCAGCTGATGGTGGGGTGGCATGTGGAGGGAGAAGTACGGGACAATAAGAATAAAGCTAAGGAAGAGTCTTTGAAACTTAATGACGTCACCAGCAAGGATTAA